The sequence below is a genomic window from Thalassoroseus pseudoceratinae.
TCCTCCGATGCCCCCGCAAGCCGCCTATTTGCATGTGCCGTTTTGCGTGCATCGGTGTGGCTATTGTGATTTCACTGTCGTCGCCGGTCGAGACGATTTGATCCCGGCTTTTCTCACGGCGATGGAACGGGAGTTATCTTCGCTGGGCGAACCGCAGCCCGTGCGAACTCTGTTCCTCGGAGGTGGCACACCGACGCATTTGCCCCCCAATGCACTACGACAGTTCCTTGCTGTTGCGACATCTTGGTTTCCGCTTATGACGGATGGGGAATTCTCTGTGGAAGCCAATCCCGCGGATTTGACCAACGAGAAAATCACGCTACTGGCGGATTCAGGCGTGAACCGTGTGAGCCTGGGGGCACAATCATTCGATACCGGTGCCCTGTCGGTCCTCGAACGCGACCACTCCCCTGGCCGCATCGCCGACGTGGTGCGGGCGTTGCAATCCGCTGGGATCACGAATGTCTCCCTCGACCTGATTTTCGGTGTGCCGGGACAGTCTTTGGACTCCTGGCGGGATTCGCTCAAGCAAGCCATCGAACTCGAACCGAAACACATCTCGACGTACGGTCTGACGATCGAAAAAGGAACCGCGTTTTGGAACCGGGTCGCCAAAGACCAGTTGCAAACGCTGCCAGACGAACTCGAACGAGCCATGTATGCCGCTGCAATGGACGATCTGTCGGCTGCAGGTTTCGAGCAGTATGAACTCTCCAACTTCGCAAAACCGGGATTCGTCTGTCGCCATAACCAAACGTATTGGCAAGGCGAGCCGTACTACGGTTTCGGTCCCGGAGCCGCTCGGTATTTGAACGGTACCCGGGAAACGAATCATCGCAGCGTGTCTACGT
It includes:
- the hemW gene encoding radical SAM family heme chaperone HemW, which translates into the protein MPPQAAYLHVPFCVHRCGYCDFTVVAGRDDLIPAFLTAMERELSSLGEPQPVRTLFLGGGTPTHLPPNALRQFLAVATSWFPLMTDGEFSVEANPADLTNEKITLLADSGVNRVSLGAQSFDTGALSVLERDHSPGRIADVVRALQSAGITNVSLDLIFGVPGQSLDSWRDSLKQAIELEPKHISTYGLTIEKGTAFWNRVAKDQLQTLPDELERAMYAAAMDDLSAAGFEQYELSNFAKPGFVCRHNQTYWQGEPYYGFGPGAARYLNGTRETNHRSVSTWLRRIEAGESAVMDSETLSPRDRAHERLALGLRMMAGIDIDEFASSTGFTIEELAGLAIETHRANGFLEVHAGRLRLTREGRFVADTITVDML